The Brachypodium distachyon strain Bd21 chromosome 4, Brachypodium_distachyon_v3.0, whole genome shotgun sequence nucleotide sequence GAATCAAGAAGCAAGCGTGCTGAGCCCTCGTCAAGCTTACCATCCATACCATCTCCAGCACCctgaaataaaaaatgtgtTTAATAACCTAGGATACGCGACTAGAGTATGTAAGACCTTTTCAtgtaaagaaaaacaaatgaacaaCCATTTGAATTTGAAGAGGGCAAGAAAGTCCCATGTGTTTTTCACTTATCATTTAAAACTTCTTGCAgttttcaaaaaggaaaacacaGTCTTCAAAGAGATCACTCCAACACAATAATTGTATGTGACAGCCATGCAACTAAGTAACAATGGACAAAAATACTCAATAGTCAAAGGGAATAGTGACAGCATAAATAACTTACAAGCATCATATTATTATCCATTTCGTCTTGTTTCATCATATAATCATCAGGATTGATGACCTCGCCAAAGTCATCCCAGTCAGCagtattttcaaaaaaaggaaacattgGAGCAACGCTGGTCGTCGAAGGGACAAATCCATCGATTAGAATATCCACATTTCCGCCAACATGTGAGCCAGCTGATGGAATCAGAAAGTAAAGGCAGTTAACTACATataaaatattactccctcatAATCAGATAGTAAAGACTTTAAACACAAGATCTGTTTGGGGAACATAGATGGAACAAcagatatgttaccatcaaTTTGCTTTTTCAGTATAGTAAACAAGAATAACGAGGATAATGAAATCCATCAGGTCAACACAAGGCaagcagaaaaagaacaaaaagtaGAATAGTCATTGAAACTGTCAGACAGACAGTAGTGTAGAAGACTAGAACTGGTTATCAGGAGACACATAATATTTAGAACTGTACTGTGCAATTGCAAATAAGAAAGGATCAAGTATGAAACAGCCAAATGGaagtttcacaaaaaaaaatgtgtagcCATCTTATACCATTGGATGATTTACGAGACGAACTTGCATCAACGACCATGGGATCAGAAGCCTTTGCATTTGATCCATGAGAAGCCTTTAGCTCCTCATCTTTGCTGAGGCTAGCCTTTAGCaattcttccttttttatCCGTTCTTGTTCCTCTTCATAAGCTTTCAGCTCATCACCAACTAAAGGAATTCGCTTGCCCATAGTGACCTTTACAGCTTTGGGGGGTGGATCCACTTGAAGCATGCGAGCAAGTGTCCCAAACTGGAAGGGGAATATGTTTTAATCAAACATTTGCAAATACATACATGCAATGCTAGAATTCCGCTactaaatgaaaaaaatgaagacaCTTGGTTGATCTTTACAGTCAAATCTATGGAACATGAAGGCATAGATGATTGTAAACTTGAGGAGGTTATGCttcataatttttcttttccacaagTAATAAAGGTCCATTCAGCAATTAATTCATTAAAGCACCTTCACATCATGCAATTTTCAGTTTTAAACAATAAAGATAGATCCTTTCATATTCAAAGTTTCGAATAAGTGTGAACTAGCCCTCTAGTCATTTATAcattcaaagctccaaaatTCCTATGACAGTGTATTTAAGGTGACAAGCTACTGAAAATATCGGATGAGAGATTGAGTAGAAGTGTGGCCCATTTGGATAGGATGCACACATGGATGTACCTGCCCCTTCTCAGTAAAAAGCACTAAATTTTTGGCTTCATTTGCCATCTCAACAAATATGTCATGAGAAAAGCCAACCTCCAAACTTGCCATGGACGCTAGAACCACCTGCAAAATACTTGTTTACTTCAAGGTTCAAAAGGTATGGTAGACATATATGTTGCTACTCTAACCTTTGGAGCATCTCCCAGTTTCTCCAGCTCTTCTTTGTTAATTATCAGCGAGACATATCTGAAACATATTACAAATAAATTTGTTAGCAATCAAATAAAAGAATTATGTAGACAATTGGAAATAACTTAAGAAAGCTCTTTTGAGGATTTGTAAACACACTGTCCACCAGGAGCAAGAGCGAGGAAGTATGTTCATCACATGGCAAATGCTATACCTCAATAAGAAGGCATTGTCTCTAGTGTGCTCAAAAGACTTTGAGATCGAATCACTCATCCATTCAAGAAAACTCTTGACATAATCAACAGTACTCGTAGAAACATTTGTCAGAAAGTAGATAGGATAGACCAAATGTCGTTGAGCCCAATACTGCAACGTATCAAGAAAAAAGGTTACATATCATTAACATAATAGGACAAAAGATGAAAAGAGTacaatcaaataaaaataaatttcacCTGCTCCATTATTAAAAGAAGTTCTAGCACTCTACCAGCTGTATCGACAGGCAGTAGCACACTACCACCACTTGCTAGAACTTTCACCATTGAATCTGCATAAACACACTAACACTTCAATGAGGTTTCGATATTTAAAGCAAGTAAAATAACCTGCAAACAATTAGTGATTTGGGAATGGGAACTCTAATAATTTTAAGTTTATCATCGGACCCAGAGAAAAtgaaagtaaacaaaaaaagatcCCCCatattgaaaatttgaaaaaagaaaataacgtgCATCTCCCTAATATCAATTGGTACACATCATGAGCAAGTAGCTCAATCTGATCACGGAAGAGGGGGGTGAGGTGAATAACATATCTAATGCAAAAGAGTACTGACAGATAGGTCCAGCACTGTACCAATGAAATCTTGATCCTGTTGCCTTTTGTAGACCTGATTGTTCAAGGCATTGTATGCATCAGTAATCAAAACAGCTGGCCGTACAAAAGATCCGAGGGCAGTACCGTTCAAATGCCTGAAAAAGCACATCATCCTTCAGTTATTTAAGCTAAAGAGTACTAAATCTGGACAGGGCAAACACAACAAAGGATCGAACCTCTCTTTCCGATGGTTGAAGTCAACAGCATAGACGACATCCTCCCCATCTTTTGTTATCTTCCATACTGTACCCCCCAAAAGATGCCCAGACACATGCGGCGCAATAACTATTCCTTCACCTTTATCTGCTGAGAAATGATTATTGAGGGGCTAAAATTAAGCATTAAAGTGGTGTGCATCAACATGATCTCACTGACCATTAAGAAGGTGATTTTGTGAGTATTTTAGTCTCACAACATTTTGGAATGCAGCATCAATATCATCCAAAGTAAACAAGTCAAAGTCTGCAACTTGCTGCAAAAGATATTTGAAATGATAAGATTAAACCATGAAAGATGATAAAAGCCATGAAGAAACATGGGCATCAACGTTCATTTGGTCCTACGCGCACACACGAGGGATATCCCAACTAGAAATACATATGGTTAGACAAGTGTGCAACTAATTGCAAATTATAATGCGCACTAAGGAAGCTTACCCATCTAGATAGAAAATAATCATACATGGTCAAAAGGCCCAGCCTAAACACAGGTTCTGTCACATAAACTGGTGCAGATAGTCCGAGATGCTTCATGGCATAGGGCAAAGCTCCTAGATGCATGATGTCAGGATGAGACAGAAGAACAGCATCTATTGTTGGCGCAACCCTGAAAGATATTAAATATTCTTTATCTGCATAAGTCAAACATATCTTCAATATGTTTGAATAAAAAATGGACACTTTGTTTTGCTGCAGTTTGGACTAAAATAAGCATGCTAATGCTATATATGCAGCAAAACAAAGTCTCCATTTAATTAGTATACTGTATGGGGCTTTCAGAAAGAAACACGCCAAAGTCTACATTAAAAATTTATGCAATGCAAACAATCTAGTTTGTCATCTATGGACATTTAAAAGCCTAACGGGAAAATTTTCACTTGACTAAAGCTGCACATATAAAATCAACTAAAGAATGGCTGCTATATTTATGTAGCATCATCACATCAGTCAACAAAAATGAGGACAACAAATATATTCGCTCTGTAAAATGGAGTAAAAGCATGCATGTACTTGCATCCTCTTACAGGAAACACACATGAACTAAAGCACACAAAAACCAAGTACAGCGCATCAACTTGGGCTACATTTTTGGCACACGAAATATACATGCGACACTCCATGATATGGATTGATTACACATGCCCACACCCACAAAAATGAGGATGAGTTGATGGACATTGACACACCTAAACATATGATTTAGTTCAACTAGTCAGTTTTGTAAACAGTCCAAAGATCTCAACCATTGCAGCAAACAAAACCTTATGACGTACCAAGCCACTATATACCTAGCGTCCTAACCCCATTTAGTTGGGCAGGCGTAAAGTACTCGCTGTCCTCCCCATCAATGCAGGTAATTGATCGAGCAGGTGGTGCGCATGGCTGCACTTCCATCCGAGATTCCGAGAGAATGCCTCGCCCTAGTTGACACAATTCGTCGAGCAGGTGGCATACGTCCGGCAAGGCAGCCTCGCCAGCGAACACTGGCGCCAGCATGGAGACAAGCAAGCTCGCAGGGGACGGAATGACtgaaggagcagcagcttccGGGGGTAGGTCGGGTAGCGAGCTTACCTGGCGAGGggctggaggagggaggggtcGCAGTGGTCGGTCCAGCCGCAGTCGAGGAGGAAGCGGAACCCGTCGACCGCGAGCAGGTAGCACAGGGGCCCCTCCCCGTACGCGCCGCTGAGCGGCGTCACCTGCACCGACGTCCCCATTTGattccgccggcggcgacggacggcgacggcaagTGGAGTTGGGCGCTAGAGATGGAGGGTGTAAGAGCAAGTCCAGCAGTCCCCTTATACCCTTCCCGATCCGATTTTTAGGgggaaaacggccaaaacagCTCTCCAGCAGTTCCCCTATCACTTCCCCAAAAAATCCGCGTCCCCTattctcctctccttctcccctACAAATCGGGGCGCCCGAGCCCTCCCCTATCCGCGCGAGGGAGCAACCGCTGGCTTCCTCCCGCCACCACACGGATCTGACTCCGGAAGAAGCTagcgacggcgacgagctTTCGCCGGGACAGAGCTTCGAGGCGGGGCGGCTCTGGTTGGCGGGGATTCGATTCAAGGGCAGCAGGAGATTCCTGGCAGCGGCGCGGTGCTCCTAGACTTGGCGGCTGGGTCAGAGGAGGTCGGGAAGCagctgtcggcggcggcgagcggccgGCGGCATGGAGCTCCGATGCGGGGGAGCGTGGGGGCGCGGGGCACCAAGGCGAATGCGGCGGGAGCTTCGTGGAAGCGTCGCGGTTCTTCTCGAGGTGGAGGTGAGGCGCGGGCGGGCTGGCTTGCCGGGATTTTGGGAGAAGGAGCAGGGGCGGCTGACGGCTCGGTGGTGAAGAAAGGAGGAAGCAGAGACGGCTCGGTATGCCCTGCTCATCCTCGTCCACCGTCCGTTCCAATCTGACGTCAGCAAATATTAACAGCCCTTgatactgtaaaaaaaaaatgctcacGAAGTCATTTCTTCGATTAGACGAGGAAACGGCGCAGGACTTCTGcttcgccggccgccgccgccgcgtgaaATGGCACGCCCACCAACTGGGATGCCGGCTCCCTCCGCTCCCCCTGCTCCGACGCCCCACGCGGCCTGCTCCTCCCGCTCCCCATGCGACCATCTCGCGTCGCCGGTTTGACGCCCCGTGCCGTCGGCTTCCTTCTCTCCCCCTGTGACCACCCCAGGCTGCTCCTCCAAGGGCAGGTCGCTGCGGACACTGGGTGCTCCAGTGCTGGGCGGTGACGCCTGCCCTCGTGCTCGTCTACCTCTCAAACTCTCTCGTTGACGCATGCCCGCCTGCTGCTGAAAGGACCACCCCCAAATCCGGAGACCCCTTGCAGCCTTGCGTCGCGGCGGATTCCTGACTCACAACCATCCATGGCGACGGTTTCTATGGAGGCATCAGGAAGCCCtcgtccgcgcgccgccggagTTCCATCCCATCCCTTTCCCTCGACAACGGCGGCAGGAGAGCCGAACCTTGCGAAGTGTTTCCTGTGCTCGTTTTTTGACAGCACAAGTGCCTCCCATGGGGAGTGAATCCTTGCTGACCGTCACATTTGAATGAGTGGTGGATATATGGGAGAAGGGCACGCCGTGCCCTGCCTCTGGCAGGGCACTGGATCTCAGTCCGGGAAGAAatagagggagagggagaaatccaatgaaaaaaaagaaaaagaaaatggtagTTACACAAAATTCTTAAAATATAGAATATGTGAGATCTTTTAGGGAAACTGCTGGAGTTGGACAATTTTTAGGAGAGAAAATTTTTAGAGGAGTCCCTCATTTTGAGATATAGGGGACATATTTTAGGGGAACTGCTGGACTTGCCCTAAGAGCAAATCCAGCAACAGCTCCCCAATAACCTCCCCGATAACGTTTTTAGGGGAGAAAACGCAAAAACGTGTGTCCAGCAGTTCCCCTATCGAGCCCCCGAAAAATCGGCGTCCCCGATCCGTCCCTCCTTCTCCCCTACAGATCGGGGAGGTGGAGGCCTCCCCTATCCATGCCCGGGGCAATCCCTCTCGCCAAAACGAGTCTGGCACcctccttctcctttctcCCGCCACGAGCCGGCCGGAGCCAGACGCGAGGAGTGGCGACCAGAGGTgggcgcggcggccagcaaggTGGTCTGCTCGGTagggaagagggagaggaagaggcgcgGGCCGCGGGGGGTGTtttgtggagaagaaaggagaggaagcagagagggagaggagaaagagaTACTAAGAAATAGgtggagagggagaaagagatGAGAAATAGAAGGAGAGGGGAAGAAATAGGAAATTGTTGCAATTTTGCTAGATGTGCATTAGGAGAGTAACATTGCATTATGTAGAAAATGATACAGGCACTGCTTACACCCCACCATAATTTAAAAACATATTAGAGATCTCATACACTACATTATTACTACCACTTATGAAAGCTAC carries:
- the LOC100830470 gene encoding cleavage and polyadenylation specificity factor subunit 2 isoform X1, producing the protein MGTSVQVTPLSGAYGEGPLCYLLAVDGFRFLLDCGWTDHCDPSLLQPLARVAPTIDAVLLSHPDIMHLGALPYAMKHLGLSAPVYVTEPVFRLGLLTMYDYFLSRWQVADFDLFTLDDIDAAFQNVVRLKYSQNHLLNADKGEGIVIAPHVSGHLLGGTVWKITKDGEDVVYAVDFNHRKERHLNGTALGSFVRPAVLITDAYNALNNQVYKRQQDQDFIDSMVKVLASGGSVLLPVDTAGRVLELLLIMEQYWAQRHLVYPIYFLTNVSTSTVDYVKSFLEWMSDSISKSFEHTRDNAFLLRYVSLIINKEELEKLGDAPKVVLASMASLEVGFSHDIFVEMANEAKNLVLFTEKGQFGTLARMLQVDPPPKAVKVTMGKRIPLVGDELKAYEEEQERIKKEELLKASLSKDEELKASHGSNAKASDPMVVDASSSRKSSNAGSHVGGNVDILIDGFVPSTTSVAPMFPFFENTADWDDFGEVINPDDYMMKQDEMDNNMMLGAGDGMDGKLDEGSARLLLDSAPSKVISNEMTVQVKCSLVYMDFEGRSDGRSVKSVIAHVAPLKLVLVHGSAEATEHLKMHCAKNSDLHVYAPQIEETIDVTSDLCAYKVQLSEKLMSNVISKKLGEHEIAWVDAEVGKVDEKLNLLPPSSTPSAHKSVLVGDLKLADFKQFLANKGLQVEFAGGALRCGEYITVRKIGDSNQKGSTVSQQIVIEGPLCEDYYKIRELLYSQFFLL
- the LOC100830470 gene encoding cleavage and polyadenylation specificity factor subunit 2 isoform X2, with translation MGTSVQVTPLSGAYGEGPLCYLLAVDGFRFLLDCGWTDHCDPSLLQPLARVAPTIDAVLLSHPDIMHLGALPYAMKHLGLSAPVYVTEPVFRLGLLTMYDYFLSRWQVADFDLFTLDDIDAAFQNVVRLKYSQNHLLNDKGEGIVIAPHVSGHLLGGTVWKITKDGEDVVYAVDFNHRKERHLNGTALGSFVRPAVLITDAYNALNNQVYKRQQDQDFIDSMVKVLASGGSVLLPVDTAGRVLELLLIMEQYWAQRHLVYPIYFLTNVSTSTVDYVKSFLEWMSDSISKSFEHTRDNAFLLRYVSLIINKEELEKLGDAPKVVLASMASLEVGFSHDIFVEMANEAKNLVLFTEKGQFGTLARMLQVDPPPKAVKVTMGKRIPLVGDELKAYEEEQERIKKEELLKASLSKDEELKASHGSNAKASDPMVVDASSSRKSSNAGSHVGGNVDILIDGFVPSTTSVAPMFPFFENTADWDDFGEVINPDDYMMKQDEMDNNMMLGAGDGMDGKLDEGSARLLLDSAPSKVISNEMTVQVKCSLVYMDFEGRSDGRSVKSVIAHVAPLKLVLVHGSAEATEHLKMHCAKNSDLHVYAPQIEETIDVTSDLCAYKVQLSEKLMSNVISKKLGEHEIAWVDAEVGKVDEKLNLLPPSSTPSAHKSVLVGDLKLADFKQFLANKGLQVEFAGGALRCGEYITVRKIGDSNQKGSTVSQQIVIEGPLCEDYYKIRELLYSQFFLL